DNA sequence from the Salvelinus fontinalis isolate EN_2023a chromosome 33, ASM2944872v1, whole genome shotgun sequence genome:
TCCTATCAGTTTTATAGATTACTTGAAAAACTCATACTTACAGTTCTACAAGTAATAATGAGTCATACACTGCATGTTACCTTTCTGCGGAGAGAGCTTTGAGTGTATTGTAGAGAAAACCCTGTCATTATAACATCAGTGATGTTATTTATTGTTTCCACAGTAACCTGCATGGTAGTATCCTGTTCCTGACCTGTATCAGCCTCCAGCGCTACGTGGGCATCTGCCACCCTATGGCCGGCTGGCACAAGCAGGGGGGTCGCAGGCTGGCATGGGTGGTCTGCGGGGGAGTGTGGCTGGTGGTCGCCGTCCTCTGTGCCCCCACTTTCCACTACGCCTCCACAGGAACACAGCGTAACCGCACCGTCTGTTATGACCTGAGTCGACCGGAGCACTCGGCTGACTACTACCCCTATGGGATGGCTCTGACCTGCTTGGGCTTCCTGTTGCCTTTTATGGGCATCGTGGTGTGCTACTGTCGCATGGGCCACCTCCTCTGCCACCCGCCGTCCTATCAGGGTGTTAACATGGCCGCCTCAATGGAGAAACGGGACAAGGCGGTGAAGATGATAATCATCGTGGTGACGGTGTTCGCTGTGAGCTTCCTGCCGTTCCACCTTACTAAGACCATGTACCTGTTGGTACGAACCTTACCGGGTGCTCCGTGTGCTACACGGAACCTGTTCTCCGTGATCTACAAGTGCACCAGGCCGTTCGCCAGCATGAACAGCGTTCTAGATCCTATACTGTTCTATTTCACACAGCCGCGGTTCCTCAGGAGCACCAGAATACTGGTCACCAAGATCACCACTCTCAGAGACAGGGAACCAAGATCTGAGAAAGTGAGAAACCTCACCAAGAAACCTTGATTATTTAGAACCCATGTTTAACAAGAAGCTCATTCAATGATAAACTCACTTTGAAACATAAGAACTAAGGTGTGTGTGAAACATCCACAGTCCACAGTTGTATTACACCTAGATACATGGGTTTTGGGTACCTAGAACCCATCCAGAACCCTCATTGACTTCTGCTCTGCCAGCATGGCAACAAGTCAGTGTGTTTGCTACTGTGTTTGCTTGTGACTGTATGCTAAAATGCATGAAGTAGTCAGCCATAACACTGCGTTTGGTTGCCATAGTATTATGTAATGCATACTGCTAGTTGTTTACTATATGAGCCACTAGGTGGCGTGTATTACCTATATGTCCCATGGCCTTAAAGGGATAATCGACCCCAAACCACAAATTCCTATGATTAACAGTGTATAACACTAATGTatgaaaacaatatatatattatttttttgggaacaaatgttttatttttagccATGTGAAAATCGATGTGGAATCTTTTGCAGCTCAAGTCAACTACAACACATGCAATGCTCTCTTtcttggctggctagctagcaaacgtaGCTACACACAACAATAGCAAAGTCAATATCAGCATGCGAAGTAGCTAGTTGGCTGTAAAATcacctaaacaaactgcactatcaatttaggagtaTATCTCACTGTGTTCAGTTTGCAGTTCCTCTCGGCCCAGAGTGAGTACAGAATACGTTGCTATGGCAACACTGATCCATTCCAACGTTTCCCCACAGACACGCAGTGCGCATTGCGAGATGGTTCTTGAAGGAGAAAACTGAGTTGAATAAATTGGTACAGTGTTTTAGATTGAGCATATCTAAGTGAAATGTGTACTTTGTCATGATGATATTTGCCCGAGAAGCCGGtctttggaggatatattgacaCGGGTGATGTTAGGCCCGAGACACTGGCTATGAGGgaattattgaaacaatgttgcaaatgccggagagacagactgcaaggtttatacaaatctccgctgttgaaaactaaatgttagtataaaagaaatgtgagatgatgtctagatgctttttatagtggagatcaagttgatACATTTCCTGgctgggttgatgagacagtggactgcgcagtgagatggaacagagtaaataggcattttaacgtcatagatttagacAGTGGTAATTTgcggaatagacaccggctggaatgtggttttaaccaatcagcactcaggattagacccacccgtaaTATATATAAATGGATGGATGCGCTCTAGACAAGTATGCCCATACTATCTATTGGCCGATTTGGTGATCTGGAGTGCAGGTAATTGTTTTTTAAAACACTTTTATGAAATGTGATGAGAACCATGTAGCTATGACGCGTTCCTTCACGATTTCCTGATTTCACAGACTGACCGCTTCCAAGTTAAATCATGAAGAAATGTTTTACTTGACCTACCGATAGAACACATGCTTTCACCAAATTGACCAGAGtttcataaaaaaaaatatatattctgggGGTGGATTATCTTTTTGAAATTGACTGTTTGGACTGGTGtgctgtttcctgtgtgtactgTACCTTTCCTATCTAATAGGTATTTAGACATTTTAAAAGTGAGAACGTCTGAGAcaaacattttaaatgtattaaaataagcACTTGTATGCATGACAAAACATGTCCCTGACATGTAGATGGATACTGATGCATTATGGTCTAATTCACTCAATAGTTGTGCCACTACAAGATGAGGTCTAGTTTTTGATTTTTCGTTAAATGTTGCttaatgtgtttttgtttttctgttatttttttcAAACCATGGCCTTGTAAATACATAAGTCTCCAAGAGAATGTCACAGGACTAACAGAGCAGCTGTTGTCCCTATGTGGATCAGCTGCAGAAGATTGGATTGCTCAATACCACAAAATGATTGGCTTGTTTTGGTCAAATGTGAGTGACAGCTGATGTTTTTGTTCCTAAGTCTGTCTGGAATGTGATGTGTATG
Encoded proteins:
- the LOC129831698 gene encoding P2Y purinoceptor 3-like — translated: MSISSLEVFSTEPFLNGTFTAEGSSSGPYTEPHSEDYLIALGDNNVTGSDCTYKEDFKRFLLPAIYSVVFLIGLPLNGVVILKIWRSRPNLTRSNVYMLNLATADFLYVMSLPLLIYNYASHDYWPFGELACKLVRFQFYSNLHGSILFLTCISLQRYVGICHPMAGWHKQGGRRLAWVVCGGVWLVVAVLCAPTFHYASTGTQRNRTVCYDLSRPEHSADYYPYGMALTCLGFLLPFMGIVVCYCRMGHLLCHPPSYQGVNMAASMEKRDKAVKMIIIVVTVFAVSFLPFHLTKTMYLLVRTLPGAPCATRNLFSVIYKCTRPFASMNSVLDPILFYFTQPRFLRSTRILVTKITTLRDREPRSEKVRNLTKKP